A window of Nonomuraea angiospora genomic DNA:
GGCGGGCACCGGCAAGAAGCTGACCTTGGAGCTGGGCGGCAAGGCGGCCAACATCGTGTTCGAGGACGCCGCGATCGACCAGGCGGTGGAGGGGATCGTGAATGGGATCTTCTTCAACCAGGGTCACGTGTGCTGCGCCGGGTCGCGGCTGCTGGTGCAGGAGTCGGTCCAGGAGGAGCTGCTGGCGTCGTTGAAGCGGCGGCTGGGCACGCTGCGGGTGGGTGACCCGCTGGACAAGAACACCGACGTGGGCGCGATCAACTCGGCCGAGCAGCTGGCCAAGATCCGCGAGCTGTCGGCGGTCGGGGAGTCGGAGGGCGCCGAGCGGTGGTCGCCGGCGTGTGAGCTGCCCGAGCGGGGGTTCTGGTTCCCGCCCACGATCTTCACCGGGGTGGCGCAGTCGCACACGATCGCCCGGGACGAGATCTTCGGGCCCGTGCTGTCCGTGCTGACGTTCCGCACCCCCGCCGAGGCGGTGGAGAAGGCCAACAACACGCCGTACGGGTTGTCGGCGGGGATCTGGACGGAGAAGGGGTCGCGGATCCTGTGGATGGCTGACCGGTTGCGGGCGGGGGTGGTGTGGGCCAACACGTTCAACAAGTTCGACCCGGCCTCGCCGTTCGGCGGTTACAAGGAGTCCGGATACGGCCGCGAAGGCGGCCTGCACGGATTGGAGGCCTACCTTGACGTGTGAGCATCGCCGTCCCCGCCGCGCCAGGCGGCGGGCGCAGGCCACCAGGGGTCACGCCTTCGCCAGGTCCGGGAGGCCCGTACGCACCGGCTGGTACGCCCACCGCTGCGGCGTGAGCCGGTGCGGCCAGGTCTTCGTGCCGGTCCAGATGTCGCAGGAGTCCACGTGGAGGGGGCGGGGCGATGAGTAGGTTGTCCGTCAGAAAGACCTACAAGCTGTTCATCGGAGGGGCGTTCCCGCGCTCGGAGAGTGGGAGGTCCTACCCCGTGACCTCGGCCAAGGGCGAATTCCTCGCCAACGCGTCCCGCGCCTCGCGCAAGGACGCCCGCGACGCCGTGGTGGCCGCGCGCAAGGCGTTCCCCGGCTGGTCGGGCGCCACCGCCTACAACCGGGGCCAGATCCTCTACCGGGTCGCCGAGATGCTGGAGGGCCGCCGCGCCCAGTTCGCCGAGGAGCTCGGCGGCGGCAAGAAGGCGGCGCTGGAGCAGGTGGACGCCGCGATCGACCGGCTCGTCTGGTACGCGGGGTGGTCCGACAAGATCGCCGCCGTGCACGGGACGTCCAACCCGGTCGCGGGCCCGTACTTCAACCTGTCCACGCCCGAGCCGACCGGCGTGGTGGCCGTGATCGCGCCCGCCGATCCGCTGCTCGGGCTGGTGTCGGTGGTCGCGCCCGTGATCGTGACCGGCAACACGTGCGTCGTCGTGGCGTCCGAGCGCGCGCCGCTCGCGTCGATCACGCTGGCGGAGGTGCTGGCCACGTCCGACCTGCCCGGAGGCGTGGTCAACGTCCTCACCGGGCACCAGGCCGAGCTGGCGCCCTGGCTGGCGGCGCACATGGACGTCAACGGGCTCGACCTGACCGGGGTCGAGGACGCCGACCTGGCGCTGAGCTGCGAGCAGGAGGCGGCGGAGAACCTCAAGCGCGTCCTGCGCCCCTCCCGGCAGGACTGGGCGGCCGATCCTGGGACCGGCCGGATGACGCGGTTCCTGGAGACCAAGACCGTCTGGCATCCGGTCGGGGTGTGAACGCGGCACTTCGATGAGTCTCGGTGAGTTCCTCCGGGCCCGGCGCGCCCGGCTCCAGCCCCAGGACGTGGGGCTCGGGCCGGGGGTGCGCCACCGGCGCGTGGCAGGGCTGCGCAGGGAGGAGCTGGCGCCGCTGGCGGGCCTGAGCGTCGGCTACTACACCCGGCTGGAGCAGGGGCAGAGTCCGAACGTCTCCGACGAGGTGCTCGACGCCCTCGCCCGCGCGCTGCGGCTGGACGACGACGAGCGGGCCCACCTGCACCGCCTGGCCCGCGCCGTCCGGTCCCGCCCGCCGGTCGGGCCTGAGCTGCTCAGGCCCGGGATCAGGCGCATGGTGGAGTCGTTCACCGAGGTGCCGGCCTGGGCGGTGGGCCGGCGCGCCGACGTGCTGGCCTGGAACCGGCTCGCGCACGCGCTGTTCACCCCGCACCTGGACTTCGACGCGCCGGAGCGCGAGCCGCGCCCCAACTTCGCCCGCATGGACTTCCTCGACCCCCGCTCCCGCGAGCTCTACGTCGACTGGGAGAGCAAGGCCCTGGACGACATCGCCTACCTTCAGGTGTCGCTCGGCAAGTTCCCCGGCGACGAGGGGCTGCGGGCGCTGGTGGAGGAGCTGGCGGCCGGGAGCGCCGAGTTCAGGGCCATGTGGACGCGGCATCCGGTGAGCAACTGCGCCTCCATCTCGCGCGGCTACCGCCACCCCGAGCTCGGCGTCGTCACGCTCACCGCCGAGCTGCTGCGTACGCCCGATGACGAGGGCCAGGGCGTGGTGCTCTTCCAGCCCGAGCCCGGCTCGGAGGAGCCGCTCAGACGGCTGCTGCGGCAGGGGTAGCACGGCGCAGCAGCAGGGCGCCCCCGGCCGCCCCGAGCAGGGCGACCGCCCCCGCCACCACGAACGCCGCGTGCAGGCCCGCCAGCAGCTCGGCGTACGCCGACGCGACGGCGGTCAGCCCGGCCACCCCGATCGCCCCGACGAACGTGGGCATCTGCGCGAGGCTGCCCGCCACCCCCTGGTCGGCCGGGGCGAGCCCGGACGTGATCGTCGTGATCGCGGCCACCACGGTCAGCACGTGACCGAAGCCCATCGCCGCCGAGGTGGCCAGGAGCACCCCCAGCCCTCCCGAGGCGGGCAGGAACACCATCGCCGCCGTCCCCACGGCCTGCGTGGTCAGGCCGGCCGCCACGGTCGCCGGGGCGCCGTACGCGCCGATCAGCCGGGCCGCAAGGCCGCCCGCGACCAGGGCGGCCACGCCCTCGCCGAGGAACCCGAGCCCCGTCCGCAGCGCGGACCAGCCGAGCACGTCCTGCATGTAGACGCTCAGCAGCAGCGTCGCCCCGCCGCACATGCCGAACGTCACCAGCGCCACCGCCATCCCCCACTTCACCGTGGGCCGGCGCAGCAGCCGCGGCGGCACCAGCGGGGCGGCGTGCCTGGCCTCAACCGTGAGGAACGCCCCCAGCAGCAGCACGGCCGCCGCGACGCCGACCCACGTGAGCGTAGAAATGCCGTAGACCAGGGAGAACAGCCCGCCGCTCGCCAGCACGGCCCCCGGCACGTCCAGCCGGACGGCGCTCCCGCCGGAGTCGCCGGGGAGCACGGCGAGCGCGCCCACCAGCACGACCACGCCGATCCCCACCAGGATGAGCATGGTCCAGCGCCAGCTCAGCCCGCTGGTGACCAGGCCGCCGCCGATGGTCCCGGCCACGAAGCCGAGCGAGAGCAGCGCCCCGTTGACGCCCATCGCCCTCGTACGCTTCGGGCCCTCGGCGAAGGCCGTGGTCATGAGGGCCAGCGCGGTCGGGCCGATCATGGCCGCCGCCACGCCCTGCCCGGCTCTGGCGCCGACCAGCACCCCGGGCACCGGAGCCAGGGCCGCCAGCAGGGAGAACCCGGTGAACGCCGTCACGCCGGCCGCGAACAGCCTGCGCCGCCCCACCACGTCCGACACCCGCCCGAACAGCGGCATCAACGCGGCCGTCGGCAGCAGGCAGGCCGTCACCACCCACTGCAGGTCGCCCCGCGTGGCGAAACCCAGATCGCGGCCGAGCTCGGGGAGCGCGACCGTGATGATCGAATAATCCAGACCTGTCATGAACGTCGCGCCGCACAGCGTGACGAGCACGAGCCATTCACGTGTGTTCATGCGGACCAGGCTGCGGCACGGCCCGCACGCCGGCCAGCGCCCCGTTGGAGGTACACCTGTCAGGTGCACCCTCAGTGACTCAGAACAGTGACTCGGAACAGTGACTCGGAACGGCGGCTCAGAACGCGAAGCCGGGCGGCCTGACCGGAGGATGGGCGGCCTGGAGCTGGGCGGCCAGGCCGAGGAGGTGGGGTTCGCCGCCGGGCGGGGCGACGATCTGGACGCCGATGGGCAGCGCGGTGGAGTGCGTGGCCAGGGGGACCGTGATGGCGGGCCAGCCGCACATGTTCCAGGGGCCGGTGGCGGGGGCGTACCTGACGTTGGTCAGCGCGTTGCGGACGAAGCCGCGCTCGCCCCAGCGCTCGGCCTTCGGCGGGACGGCGGCCAGGGCGGGCGTGATCAGCACGTCGGCGTCCCCGAACCACTGGTCGGCCCCGTAACCGCTCCAGCGCTCCCGGCCGCGCACGCCGTCGAGCTTGAGGGCGGCGAGCACCCGGCCCGCGCGGGCGAGCCCGCGGGTGCGGCGTTCGAGCCGGCGCCGGTCGAGGCCGTCGGCCGACGCGGCGGCCCTGGTGAGCCAGGTGGCGATCGTGGCGGGGCCGAGCCAGGCGGGCAGCCTGTCGCGGTGCTCGACCACCGTGTGCCCGGCCTGGCGCAGCGTCTCCGCCGCCCCGCGCACCGCGGCCTGGAACTCCTTGTCCATGGGCAGGCCGGCGGGGAGCGGCTGGGGCGCGTACGCCACCCGCAGGTCGAACGGCTCGGGGCTGTCCTGGGGCGGCTGCGGCTCCCAGATCTCGTCGTCGTCCGCCCAGACCGAGCGCAGCATGGGCGGCCGCGGCTCGACCCGCCGGCCGCCGCGCCAGGACTCGGCGAGCGCCGGGTCGGCGGCCAGCACGGACAGGGCCAGCGCCAGGTCGGACGCGGTCGTCGCCAGGGGGCCGTTCTCCGTCAGCCCGTCCCAGTGGTCGGTGGGCGGCGGCACGAGCCCGGTGCCGGGCTTGACGGCCAGCACGCCGCAGCAGGCGGCCGGGATGCGCAGCGAGCCCATGCCGTCGTTGCCCAGCGCCAGTGGCACCATGCCCGCCGCCACGGCCGCGGCGCTGCCCGACGACGACCCGCCGGCCGTCCTGGCCGGGTTCCAGGGGTTGCGGACGATGCCGTACGCGCTGTCGCCGAGCGCGACGAGCCCCAGCTCGGGCAGGTTCGTCAGGCCGACGACCACCGCGCCGGCGGCCCGCAGACGCGCCACCGTCACGTGGTCCCGCGGCGCGGGCACGTCCGCCGTGACCGCGGACCCGCCGCGGGTGGCCTCGCCCGCGACCTCCAGGTTGTCCTTCACCGCCACCGGCACGCCGGCCAGCGGCAGCTCCGCCAGGTCGCGCCGTTTCTGCACGGCCTGCGCCTCCT
This region includes:
- a CDS encoding aldehyde dehydrogenase family protein, producing the protein MSRLSVRKTYKLFIGGAFPRSESGRSYPVTSAKGEFLANASRASRKDARDAVVAARKAFPGWSGATAYNRGQILYRVAEMLEGRRAQFAEELGGGKKAALEQVDAAIDRLVWYAGWSDKIAAVHGTSNPVAGPYFNLSTPEPTGVVAVIAPADPLLGLVSVVAPVIVTGNTCVVVASERAPLASITLAEVLATSDLPGGVVNVLTGHQAELAPWLAAHMDVNGLDLTGVEDADLALSCEQEAAENLKRVLRPSRQDWAADPGTGRMTRFLETKTVWHPVGV
- a CDS encoding amidase; its protein translation is MLWAGRSAVEIATAVRRGDVTAATVVEEHLHAISERDSRVGAFRRVREQAVEEAQAVQKRRDLAELPLAGVPVAVKDNLEVAGEATRGGSAVTADVPAPRDHVTVARLRAAGAVVVGLTNLPELGLVALGDSAYGIVRNPWNPARTAGGSSSGSAAAVAAGMVPLALGNDGMGSLRIPAACCGVLAVKPGTGLVPPPTDHWDGLTENGPLATTASDLALALSVLAADPALAESWRGGRRVEPRPPMLRSVWADDDEIWEPQPPQDSPEPFDLRVAYAPQPLPAGLPMDKEFQAAVRGAAETLRQAGHTVVEHRDRLPAWLGPATIATWLTRAAASADGLDRRRLERRTRGLARAGRVLAALKLDGVRGRERWSGYGADQWFGDADVLITPALAAVPPKAERWGERGFVRNALTNVRYAPATGPWNMCGWPAITVPLATHSTALPIGVQIVAPPGGEPHLLGLAAQLQAAHPPVRPPGFAF
- a CDS encoding helix-turn-helix transcriptional regulator, with amino-acid sequence MSLGEFLRARRARLQPQDVGLGPGVRHRRVAGLRREELAPLAGLSVGYYTRLEQGQSPNVSDEVLDALARALRLDDDERAHLHRLARAVRSRPPVGPELLRPGIRRMVESFTEVPAWAVGRRADVLAWNRLAHALFTPHLDFDAPEREPRPNFARMDFLDPRSRELYVDWESKALDDIAYLQVSLGKFPGDEGLRALVEELAAGSAEFRAMWTRHPVSNCASISRGYRHPELGVVTLTAELLRTPDDEGQGVVLFQPEPGSEEPLRRLLRQG
- a CDS encoding MFS transporter: MNTREWLVLVTLCGATFMTGLDYSIITVALPELGRDLGFATRGDLQWVVTACLLPTAALMPLFGRVSDVVGRRRLFAAGVTAFTGFSLLAALAPVPGVLVGARAGQGVAAAMIGPTALALMTTAFAEGPKRTRAMGVNGALLSLGFVAGTIGGGLVTSGLSWRWTMLILVGIGVVVLVGALAVLPGDSGGSAVRLDVPGAVLASGGLFSLVYGISTLTWVGVAAAVLLLGAFLTVEARHAAPLVPPRLLRRPTVKWGMAVALVTFGMCGGATLLLSVYMQDVLGWSALRTGLGFLGEGVAALVAGGLAARLIGAYGAPATVAAGLTTQAVGTAAMVFLPASGGLGVLLATSAAMGFGHVLTVVAAITTITSGLAPADQGVAGSLAQMPTFVGAIGVAGLTAVASAYAELLAGLHAAFVVAGAVALLGAAGGALLLRRATPAAAAV